One Bacteroidales bacterium genomic window carries:
- a CDS encoding LytTR family DNA-binding domain-containing protein: MLYLNFVTASEKDTVEVNILLDKCKREVNIDPKNANVLCFEYLEISTQKNFYNKVSECLIQLGIEHGYVKNYDAAIIFLKKANYLNHLIKNFQEESINWLKTHKEPDLIFMDIQLSDGLSFEIFDHIQTTLPLIFVTVLDNQMINAFKVNSIDYLLKPVREEALNTSIEKFNKLRGKYFLNAPKQDIYNFLKSEVKNKNYKNRILLKIGNVYKTVFTDDIAYFSVEKEGLYIYKFDGAKIFAGTPLDAFETMLNPSGFFRINRQYIINIKPIQSIQQYFNSLLILTLSPSVNEKVIVSHEKVSDFKEWLNQ, translated from the coding sequence TTGTTATATTTAAATTTTGTAACTGCATCTGAAAAAGATACAGTTGAAGTAAACATATTGCTTGATAAATGTAAAAGAGAAGTAAATATCGATCCTAAAAATGCAAATGTTCTTTGTTTCGAATATTTGGAAATCAGCACTCAAAAAAACTTTTATAATAAGGTCTCCGAATGCCTTATTCAGCTTGGTATTGAACATGGTTATGTAAAAAATTATGATGCCGCAATAATCTTTTTAAAAAAAGCCAACTACCTAAATCATCTTATAAAAAATTTTCAAGAAGAATCAATTAACTGGTTGAAAACACATAAGGAGCCGGATTTGATTTTTATGGATATTCAATTATCGGATGGTTTAAGTTTTGAAATTTTTGATCATATTCAAACCACGCTTCCTTTGATATTTGTTACTGTACTCGACAACCAGATGATTAACGCTTTTAAAGTTAATAGTATTGATTATTTACTTAAGCCTGTCAGAGAAGAAGCATTGAATACGAGTATTGAAAAATTTAATAAGCTAAGGGGAAAATATTTTTTAAATGCACCCAAACAGGATATTTATAATTTCCTGAAGTCTGAAGTAAAAAATAAAAATTACAAAAATCGTATACTGCTGAAAATAGGTAATGTTTACAAAACTGTTTTTACTGATGATATCGCATATTTTTCAGTGGAAAAAGAAGGGTTATATATTTATAAGTTTGATGGCGCAAAAATATTTGCAGGAACTCCGCTGGATGCATTCGAAACGATGCTGAATCCTTCTGGCTTTTTTAGAATCAACAGGCAATATATTATCAATATTAAACCGATTCAATCAATTCAGCAATATTTTAACAGCCTGTTAATACTTACTTTAAGCCCTTCTGTTAATGAAAAAGTAATAGTTAGCCATGAAAAAGTTTCTGATTTTAAAGAGTGGTTAAATCAATAA
- a CDS encoding OsmC family peroxiredoxin — MKRTAKAHWSGDLKEGKGTLTTQSGILNNTNYSFKTRFEEGENGTNPEELLAAAHAGCFTMSVASILSKKGIVPVSLDTTASLTMEGLTITAIHLSISASAKGISADEFIAITKDAEKNCIISKALSVLITSEAHFIE; from the coding sequence ATGAAACGTACTGCAAAAGCACACTGGTCTGGAGACCTTAAAGAAGGCAAAGGAACATTAACAACACAAAGTGGTATTTTAAACAACACGAATTATAGTTTCAAAACACGTTTTGAAGAAGGTGAAAATGGAACCAATCCTGAAGAACTACTTGCTGCTGCTCATGCCGGTTGTTTTACAATGTCGGTTGCTTCAATTTTATCTAAAAAAGGGATTGTGCCTGTTTCTTTGGATACAACAGCATCTTTAACGATGGAAGGGTTGACGATTACAGCTATACACCTTTCAATATCGGCTTCAGCAAAAGGCATTAGTGCTGATGAGTTTATTGCTATTACCAAGGATGCAGAAAAAAATTGCATTATTTCCAAAGCATTAAG